A portion of the Candidatus Zixiibacteriota bacterium genome contains these proteins:
- a CDS encoding T9SS type A sorting domain-containing protein: protein MRFIILTIMICCIAVSLVAAPPVNMRGEYRTMKPALTDKAVFFDANQLLMFVGNTGSIAMDRDQLFGRYEGFYYPFSGDTSQITDGSLNKVVMYAAGLILCGKVNGEIRTAVAAYEYPEFVPGPMSGGTFIPDEESFRVYQIDSESSPGDYDYDHWPADQGAPVDADGKSLLLGDQTLWAVYNDADPAGHDNYYGGGTLPLGIEIRQTVWGSDNPDEENILYLKYRLDNRGDHPIDSFYIVFWGDPDLGGANDDRIGCDTGHNMFYCYNGADYDLYYGDIPPAWGGKVVSGPVVSSPGDTAVFDGNPLPDYKNIGMTSFTGYINGTEPDEPQELFLYARGRDGYNDTPLINPETGDTTVFMAPGNPLRNQGWTDKFSADKRILVGFGPLTFNPGDSQQVAIKIGVYAERDRLFSLSVLRHLLDSTIAIDSVIDTVTYIPADSVRLVILDYGLEAVRFSPLKERWLTGYDWGGDYFYGGADYGSEFFGSSINPTANPKSFSSVEIRFSWSNCQQAYRYERTGYPASPYPCRGYWTVPFTVWDIDNSRQLNAAFVEDPFSNVYDMIWDPDSLINQGGNEIIFIFSSDYHGLYASHDGPIDYTTMDLLNNADSLDVMFMLWPAMLDGSDINSLDDGQKLSFTGQFINPSGFLDTLYFRERNMGESDEQGFTVQSFSDGPNIIALQTSDPAAFVISSPLLRFTEHINQRTSVVFRPYRPGLYDERMYVIDSASGELLHTIILSASSPNPTAVDEPDGLLPGEYFLAPNFPNPFNPSTEVFYFLARRSQVEITIYNLLGQRVKTLINGDQSAGEHAIIWDGMNEHGEHVASGIYFCRFMAGDFVQTRKMVLVK from the coding sequence ATGCGTTTTATTATTCTGACAATAATGATTTGCTGTATTGCCGTGAGTCTGGTTGCGGCACCGCCGGTGAATATGCGAGGGGAATACCGCACGATGAAACCGGCTTTGACGGATAAGGCGGTGTTTTTCGATGCCAATCAACTTCTCATGTTCGTGGGTAACACCGGGTCGATAGCCATGGATCGAGATCAGTTATTTGGTCGCTATGAGGGTTTCTACTACCCGTTTTCTGGGGACACCTCGCAAATCACCGACGGGAGTCTGAATAAAGTCGTGATGTATGCGGCCGGGTTAATTCTGTGCGGTAAGGTTAATGGCGAAATAAGAACCGCGGTAGCGGCCTATGAGTATCCTGAATTCGTTCCGGGACCGATGAGCGGCGGGACGTTTATACCGGATGAGGAGTCATTCCGGGTGTACCAAATCGATTCCGAATCCAGTCCGGGCGATTACGATTATGACCATTGGCCAGCTGATCAGGGAGCGCCGGTGGATGCCGATGGCAAATCGTTGCTTCTCGGCGACCAGACTCTCTGGGCGGTTTATAATGACGCCGATCCGGCCGGCCATGATAATTATTACGGCGGCGGAACCCTGCCGCTCGGGATAGAAATCCGCCAGACGGTCTGGGGGTCGGATAATCCGGATGAAGAAAATATCCTTTATTTAAAATATCGGCTGGATAACCGGGGCGATCATCCGATCGACAGTTTCTATATTGTTTTCTGGGGAGATCCCGATCTGGGGGGGGCCAACGATGACCGGATCGGATGCGATACGGGGCATAATATGTTTTACTGCTACAACGGTGCCGATTATGATCTGTACTATGGTGATATTCCTCCGGCCTGGGGAGGGAAAGTGGTTTCCGGCCCGGTGGTTTCCTCGCCCGGTGATACGGCCGTATTCGACGGCAATCCATTACCGGATTACAAAAATATCGGGATGACTTCGTTCACCGGATATATCAATGGAACCGAACCGGATGAACCGCAGGAGCTGTTTCTTTATGCACGGGGGCGGGATGGTTATAATGATACCCCATTAATTAACCCGGAAACTGGAGACACAACGGTATTTATGGCGCCCGGTAATCCTCTCCGAAACCAGGGCTGGACCGATAAATTTTCCGCGGATAAGAGAATTCTGGTCGGTTTCGGACCGTTGACATTCAATCCCGGCGACAGTCAGCAGGTGGCGATTAAAATCGGTGTTTATGCCGAACGCGACCGTCTGTTTTCGCTATCAGTATTAAGACATTTACTCGATTCCACCATTGCTATTGATTCAGTGATAGATACGGTAACCTATATTCCGGCCGATTCGGTCAGGTTGGTGATACTCGATTACGGACTGGAGGCGGTTCGATTTTCACCTCTCAAAGAGCGCTGGTTAACCGGATATGATTGGGGCGGGGACTATTTTTACGGGGGAGCCGATTATGGCTCGGAGTTTTTCGGAAGTAGTATCAATCCGACCGCAAATCCAAAATCGTTCAGTTCGGTTGAAATCCGTTTTTCCTGGAGCAACTGCCAGCAGGCCTACCGTTATGAGAGAACCGGTTATCCCGCGAGTCCTTATCCCTGCCGCGGCTACTGGACCGTTCCATTCACCGTCTGGGATATCGACAACAGCCGTCAGCTCAACGCCGCCTTTGTCGAGGATCCTTTTTCGAATGTGTACGACATGATCTGGGACCCTGATTCCCTGATTAACCAGGGCGGCAATGAAATTATTTTCATTTTCAGTTCCGATTATCACGGTTTATATGCATCACATGACGGGCCCATCGATTATACAACAATGGATCTTCTCAATAACGCCGATTCACTGGATGTGATGTTTATGCTCTGGCCGGCCATGCTCGACGGCAGTGATATCAACTCACTGGATGATGGTCAGAAGTTGAGTTTTACGGGACAATTCATCAATCCGTCCGGTTTCCTCGATACGCTTTATTTTCGGGAACGAAATATGGGGGAAAGCGATGAACAGGGTTTCACGGTTCAGAGTTTTTCGGACGGTCCGAATATCATCGCGCTGCAAACAAGCGATCCGGCGGCCTTTGTGATTTCCAGCCCTCTTCTCAGGTTTACGGAGCACATTAATCAGCGGACTTCGGTGGTCTTTCGACCTTATCGGCCGGGGTTGTACGATGAGCGAATGTATGTAATAGATTCGGCCAGCGGGGAACTCCTGCATACTATAATATTATCAGCCTCCAGTCCGAATCCAACCGCTGTGGATGAACCCGATGGATTATTGCCGGGGGAATATTTCCTGGCGCCCAATTTCCCCAATCCTTTTAATCCTTCGACCGAAGTCTTCTATTTTCTGGCCCGGCGCTCACAGGTAGAAATAACGATATATAATCTTCTTGGCCAAAGGGTAAAGACCCTGATTAACGGAGATCAATCGGCCGGGGAGCACGCCATCATATGGGACGGGATGAATGAGCACGGAGAGCATGTGGCCAGTGGGATATATTTCTGTCGTTTCATGGCCGGAGATTTCGTGCAGACCAGGAAAATGGTTCTGGTGAAGTAG
- a CDS encoding S8 family serine peptidase, producing the protein MNIKRLPIYLASLLLFFQVEAGGYINNHSANVTKPQRLIVKLKPNPEFKPRVGKQGVILTGQADLDRLNNRYDIKSMIPVFGSRNRQYKTEFHNVYLIPVASGVDISTMVNDYTGLDGVEYIEPDYEAEFYLDSDDPFISHQWGLENNGQGHYHIDCRPGYGDDKLIISYGLPGADINARAVLDNPPDGTITAVVAIIDTGVDIDHPDLEGRIWNNPREIPGNDIDDDNNGYVDDLFGWDFSASDEPLEIDLEDNDPTDENGHGTHCAGIIAAQSGNGLGVAGVATDSRIMALKILPVPLTSKIARAIVYAVDNGADVISMSFGFPYRSYLIEEALGYARSRGVINLAASGNSGIEEANFPAAFESVIAVGAIDDSDRVTDFSTFGNHLDICAPGLSILSLRADSTDMYDDSDPGVHIIAGQYYLASGTSMACPMAAGVAADLRSKSAGLTPQKTTKILENTARDYIDPYGNGADEPGWDKFSGYGCVDLADALAAAPNIRAHISNPRPYQIVAGDAEITGYADGDDFSEYIIEYGTGYNPESWEVVTTSLSPVTDGSLGVWNTAGLKGNHTIRLQVGQDNIVSRTVFVANEAVAKIIFPAEEDTVSNILDITAEAYSSDFAYLLLEYRPEDDVDGWIEINRSSIPACDDPIGDWMVEGLPGGDYHLRVSIYSKSKFEIADEVRVHVRSNFSGDDAWKSGLNGAASIMANYGDIDGDGLSEIIVGTSNGIKIFKPDGTPVENHIASLIQNNFQVPIAVGNLDGDGIDDFVALGSNPATLYGFLSQAPVFEQLLEDSIQINGFSNSEHEFPRLFLCDNDYDGFDEIQLTAVDGVFSVSRIFESDGTLAKTFMSASEYLPADLNDDGFYEYYAYFENDSTLRQFDKNGHVINTFTYDFNGSPFQCVGLAAVNIDSDYRPELIAYGLHTGQGYCLYAFDDGLYLKAGWPHDLGIHDYLVPTMPIFGDLDGDGVSEYVSTCFDISVSYVHVWRIDGSSFIPGNPDGLFATIPRPGVLNMPILTDINGDGQIDIVVCANDDLFYTFKAQRIYAWNTSGDLLPGFPFVTVPLVPYDYTSSFRFTPSLGDLDRDGYIDLIMPASDSTVIRVGFEGMSFDSCLVPAPLWRYNRKLNNIRENMDCPPTGFDDFEEPIPDDFKLSQNFPNPFNPFTNIDFTVPTADRVKVVVYNILGREVKILTDRIYPQGEYRLMWDGRDDSGKEVSSGFYFYSLTSGDKTEARKMLLLK; encoded by the coding sequence TTGATATAAGTACCATGGTTAATGATTATACCGGTCTGGATGGGGTTGAGTATATCGAGCCGGATTATGAAGCGGAATTTTATCTCGATAGCGATGATCCTTTTATATCTCATCAGTGGGGTCTGGAAAACAATGGACAGGGGCATTACCATATTGACTGCCGCCCGGGATACGGGGATGATAAATTGATAATTTCCTACGGTTTGCCCGGGGCGGATATCAACGCCCGGGCGGTATTAGATAATCCTCCTGACGGTACCATAACAGCGGTGGTTGCCATAATAGATACGGGGGTAGATATTGATCATCCCGACCTGGAGGGCAGAATCTGGAATAATCCACGCGAAATTCCCGGAAACGATATTGATGATGATAATAATGGTTATGTCGATGATCTTTTCGGCTGGGATTTTTCGGCCAGTGATGAACCGCTGGAGATTGATCTGGAGGATAATGATCCTACCGATGAAAACGGCCATGGTACCCATTGCGCCGGAATTATCGCAGCCCAATCCGGCAATGGTCTCGGAGTGGCCGGGGTGGCTACCGACAGCCGGATAATGGCATTAAAAATTCTCCCGGTTCCGCTTACTTCGAAAATAGCCCGGGCCATAGTATATGCGGTGGATAACGGCGCGGATGTTATCAGCATGAGTTTCGGGTTTCCCTATCGCAGTTATTTAATTGAGGAAGCTCTTGGTTATGCCCGGTCAAGGGGTGTGATTAATCTGGCGGCTTCGGGTAATTCCGGGATTGAGGAGGCCAATTTTCCGGCCGCCTTTGAATCGGTAATAGCGGTCGGGGCGATTGATGATTCCGATCGCGTTACTGATTTTTCGACTTTCGGTAATCATCTTGATATCTGTGCCCCCGGCTTGTCGATTCTGTCGCTTCGGGCCGATTCGACCGATATGTACGACGATAGCGATCCCGGGGTGCATATTATTGCCGGGCAGTACTACTTGGCGTCGGGGACCAGTATGGCTTGCCCTATGGCGGCCGGGGTGGCGGCTGACCTGAGATCAAAATCGGCGGGCCTGACTCCGCAGAAAACAACAAAAATTCTTGAAAACACCGCCAGGGATTATATTGATCCATACGGAAACGGTGCCGATGAACCGGGCTGGGATAAATTCAGCGGGTATGGCTGTGTTGATCTCGCGGATGCTCTGGCGGCGGCGCCGAATATTCGGGCGCACATAAGTAATCCCCGGCCATATCAGATTGTAGCCGGAGATGCTGAAATTACCGGATATGCCGACGGCGATGATTTTAGTGAATATATCATTGAATATGGAACAGGGTACAATCCCGAATCATGGGAAGTTGTTACAACGTCCTTATCGCCGGTGACCGATGGTTCGCTTGGGGTATGGAATACTGCCGGACTCAAGGGTAATCACACCATTCGTTTGCAAGTTGGACAGGATAACATAGTCAGTCGCACGGTATTTGTGGCCAATGAAGCGGTAGCCAAAATTATCTTTCCGGCCGAAGAGGATACGGTCTCCAATATCCTGGACATTACGGCCGAGGCCTACAGCTCCGATTTTGCCTATCTCTTGTTGGAATATCGCCCGGAGGATGATGTCGATGGCTGGATTGAGATCAACCGGTCATCAATACCGGCATGTGATGACCCGATCGGTGACTGGATGGTGGAGGGGTTGCCCGGTGGCGATTATCACTTACGGGTGTCAATCTATTCAAAGAGTAAATTCGAAATCGCCGATGAAGTCAGGGTGCATGTCCGCTCAAATTTCAGCGGGGACGATGCCTGGAAAAGCGGTTTGAACGGGGCCGCCTCGATCATGGCCAATTATGGTGATATCGACGGTGATGGCCTTTCCGAAATAATCGTGGGGACCTCGAACGGGATAAAAATATTTAAACCCGATGGAACACCGGTTGAGAATCATATAGCCTCTCTTATACAGAATAATTTCCAGGTCCCGATTGCAGTGGGGAATCTTGATGGCGATGGGATCGATGATTTCGTGGCGCTTGGGAGCAATCCGGCGACTCTGTACGGATTCCTATCACAGGCGCCGGTATTTGAGCAACTGCTTGAGGATTCGATCCAGATCAATGGATTCTCCAACTCGGAACATGAATTCCCCCGTTTATTTCTATGCGACAACGATTATGATGGTTTTGATGAAATACAATTAACAGCAGTTGATGGTGTTTTTTCCGTTTCGCGAATTTTCGAGAGCGATGGGACTCTGGCGAAAACATTTATGTCGGCCTCGGAGTACCTGCCGGCTGATTTAAACGACGATGGTTTCTACGAATATTATGCCTACTTCGAAAACGACAGCACTCTCAGGCAATTCGATAAAAACGGTCATGTCATTAATACCTTCACTTATGATTTCAACGGATCGCCATTCCAGTGCGTCGGTCTGGCGGCGGTCAATATCGACAGTGATTACCGGCCGGAGCTGATTGCCTATGGTCTTCATACCGGGCAGGGGTACTGCCTGTACGCTTTCGATGACGGTCTCTATCTGAAGGCCGGCTGGCCGCATGATCTGGGAATCCATGATTACCTGGTACCGACCATGCCGATTTTTGGCGATCTGGACGGTGACGGTGTTTCTGAATACGTCAGCACCTGTTTTGATATAAGTGTCAGTTATGTTCATGTCTGGAGAATCGATGGAAGTTCTTTCATACCGGGGAATCCGGATGGTTTGTTCGCGACTATCCCGCGCCCGGGTGTACTCAACATGCCTATTCTGACGGATATAAATGGCGATGGTCAAATTGATATAGTCGTTTGCGCCAACGACGATCTTTTTTACACTTTCAAGGCCCAACGGATTTATGCCTGGAATACCTCGGGAGACCTGTTGCCCGGCTTTCCTTTTGTGACAGTTCCTCTGGTACCCTACGACTATACCAGCAGTTTCCGATTCACGCCCTCGCTTGGAGATTTAGATCGGGACGGGTATATTGATTTAATCATGCCGGCTTCGGATAGTACCGTAATCCGGGTCGGATTTGAGGGGATGAGTTTCGATAGTTGCCTGGTCCCGGCCCCGTTATGGAGATACAACCGGAAATTGAATAATATCCGGGAGAATATGGATTGCCCTCCCACCGGATTCGATGATTTTGAGGAACCGATACCGGATGATTTCAAGTTGTCACAGAATTTTCCCAACCCGTTCAATCCTTTCACGAATATCGATTTTACCGTTCCGACGGCAGACAGGGTGAAAGTGGTCGTGTACAACATTCTCGGGCGCGAGGTTAAAATCCTGACCGATCGAATTTATCCTCAGGGAGAGTACCGGCTTATGTGGGACGGCAGAGATGACAGCGGCAAAGAAGTGTCTTCGGGATTTTATTTTTACAGCCTGACTTCGGGTGATAAAACCGAAGCGCGGAAGATGCTGTTGCTCAAATAG